ATCTGACATTACAGAACCAAGAGCTGGGGCAGCAATTCAACTAATTTGAATTTATAGGATGGAGAACCAGACTAAATACTAATATAAGTTAAAATAAAGATCCAAAAGACAGTTTAGAATCACTAAGAAAGTGATCAGTTTGTTGTTGAAATTTAGTCAGCAAAGCTTCTCTAACTGTGCACTCATTCATGTTCAAAGCATTGAGGACCTTCGCATTTCCTTGGCCCAGTAATCCTTTTCCAGGTGGAAAAACACATTACTGATAAACTGATTAAGAAACcttaaggaaacaaagaaaaaagtcactAAATTCTGTACTTTTATTGATAAACCCTCTATTTTTAATGCTATGtacaacaataaaaattacaaataaaatcccTGATGTTCTTCAGGAACCTTGTGTCTTTAATATAGAAATGGAAAATAATCTCAATttataattaataaacaattttaatcATAAATACCTGGGAGGAAGTAAGTACTCACCAGGTCAATATATTCTCTAATTTTCTCCCCCACTGGTAAATCGGCACAAAAGCCTTTTTCATAAGTCTCAATAATAAAGACCCTATAAAATGAGTATAAAACTGTGACTGGTATAATTCTGACAATACACACGACATAGGAACAATACACAATGGAAGCTGGGCACCCGTCCACAAATGTCATTGTGGACGACAGCTCTGAACTAGTGTGGGTCAATTAATCAACAGGCAGGGGCTTTTCCTAACTGTGCAAACTTGTTCTCAACCCAGATCACTAGATCACGCAATGCAACTTTTTCCCACCCTTCAGCCCAGAACAAAGTTTTGCAGTCATCAAAGCATCTATCACCGAAAACATTGCCAATCAGTCCAAACTACTAACAAGAAAGGAGGACTCTACTATAAGCTGATACTGGCCAGGAACAACCCACAAAACTGTCAACAAGCCTCTCAATGAAGCAGGAAACAATGTCACTctttgtaaaaaatatatatactaaCAATAAACAGAACTATACTAAAACTATCAATATTGTCCAACTGCAGAATTTACATCAGCATAAATTACAAAACAGTACCTCCTGTGAAggatattataataataataacgtttGACCCCAGGTAAATAGGGGAACAtgctgaaaaataaattatttctcaaAAATGTGTGTATCCATAGCAAcagaataatagtaataaaattatttcacacaattcttaacaacaaaggaaaaatttgtacAGGTGGAATGTATACACCTactgttatttctttaaaaaagcATAGAGTCAGAAGTTAGCTTTAAAACAAGCTTGTAAAGTGTGTGTTTTCTGCCTGAACTCCTTATACTTATTAGGAAAATCTCATGTACAGGAACAATAGAAAACTCACTATAGAGTAACCATTACTTGCACAAGTTCATAGTGTAAGTCAAGATTCTGTCCTCGACACGTCTGGTCGCATCACAAAATAATCTGTCAGTGATCACCCacccaccctcacacacacacacacacacacacacacacacacacacacacacacactaagattTTATCAGAATGGAAAGGGCACCAGCAATATTGTTTGTGAGTCATCACTTTTGTATCCATTTGACTTATTTCACAACTGTCTTCAAGATACACACTTTCCTAGTTGAGCAAGAAAAACGGTATGTTCACAATCTATGATGCCACTGGGGAATTAACCACATACCCGACAGATGTTTTCTCTCAATTTATAGTATAGATCGTACAAACTAAGGTACGCAATGTCCCACCTGAGTAGCAGACACTATTTACAATTGTATCGCCTGAACAGATGAGGTGAAATAAATTTATCCACAGCCAGCAGAAAATGCTGTTGTCAGTATGTAACTCCTCATGAAGCAAGGAACACACTGGCTTGTGAGCAAGCCGGATCAAAATCTAGAGTTTAAGTATAACCTTGTCCATGCTTAAGTGGAACATTGGTTTCCACACCAGTGTGCAGAATCTTCCTCAGACATAAGAGCCCTATAGGCAGTAAAGTTACTAGAAGGATATATCTCCTCACATATCAAAGTAGATGCTGTTCCATCAGAAAGGAGAAAAAAAATCCACTTGTGCAGTTTTATACTTTTGCACATCTGATCACAGCAGGATTTTTGCAACAACCTTGCAATCTACGTAGACAAAGCCATCACTATGCAGGATGCACGTTGTCGATTATGGACTCGAGCTAATTTACAATGTCCAAGACTGTAATCCACATTCGTACATGTTAAAAGCTTCAGAATACCTTTGTGTTCAAGGTAATCTAGCTCCCAAATATTGTGGGGTCAGAGGCAGACAGCCCTCATCATACACCCAATGTCCGATACCTGTAGTCCCAGGTAAATGTAGTCTAAGCTCGGGTGTCTGCTCTTTACATTTATTGTGCTGCAACCACAACTTGACCGTAGCGCCGTGGAGACACACCTTGAGCTGCTCCGGGGACTCTGCGCCAGTGTGTCTCGCAGTGCTTGAGCATGTGGTCCTTGCGGATAAAGCCCTTTCCACACACGTGGCACCCGTACGGCTTGTCACCTGTGTGGATGCACATGTGGCGGCGCAGGTCGGTCTTGTGATTAAACTGCTTCGGGCACAATTCACACTTGTACGGTTTATCCCCAGCATGCTTGGAACAGTGCCCCTGGTACAGGTCGTCCGTGGCAAATCGCTTGCCACACCGATTGCACTTGAAAGGCTTGTGACCCGAGTGAAACGACTTGTTGTGCTGGGTGAGGTAGCACGCCTTGTTGAAAACCTTACGGCATTCGAAACACTTGTGCTGGGGGCCACCGGACACCGCGGAGCGGGCGAAGGACCCCGAAGCACTACTGCGAGCAGAAGAGTCCAGTGCGGGTGGCGTCGTGGAGTCGGCCGTGCCACTGACCGTTTCGGGTCGCCGTTGTGTCGGCAGTGTGCTCCTCGCCAGGGGTGGCGTCGGGACACTGACCGGGTTTCCCTCACCGACGGCTTCCAGTGCTGCCACAGAAGGTGCAGCTGTCAGCATCAGGAGCAGTGGCTGTGGCTCCAACTGTTGGCTGTCCGCTTCTTCCACAGTAGAACAAGGAGTCTGTACCGGTGACGGTAGGTCACACCCTAACTCCTGCTTGAGGTTGAACCCCACCTGAGGAAGTTCTGCAGGGCTGCTCCCCTCTTGCTCGTAACCCAACTCCTCCTTGAGGTCGAAATCTCCCCGAGGTAGTTCCAGAGGGCTGGTCACTTCCTCAGACTCGAACTTTATCTCACTGCCCAGGTCGGGAACTATCGCATCTGTGACGTACTTGTGCTCGTCGTACGGTGTCTCGAGCAGGTCCAGCTGGCACCCACCAGACGTGATGCCAGAGAAGGAGGTACCGACCTTCCCCGCAGTCGAGTCGTCCAAGTCGCCGTCGTCGCCGTCGATGTCAGCACCGATGTCGTCGGCACTGGCAGTAACGGTGGTGGTTTCGGTCCCCCCCACGTTCCCTTCAGCTCCTACCAGCTGCCCGAAGGATGTAGGCTGGTGGTGGAGCTGTGCAAAGCCAGGCAGTGAGAACAACCCGTCAAAGGGGTGGTACTGCCGCAGGCCTTCCAGGTCACTGCTACCAGAAGGGAGGCCTGAAGAAGCCAGGCTCTGCCCCCGAGCCAGCGGGATCAGCGTCGGCAGTGGTCCGGCGGCGCTCAGGCTCGAAGAAACGTGGGGGGTGTTCGCGTTTGGGTGATGCTGTGCCAGATGGGGGTACAGCTGTTGCTGAAgaaggtgctgctgctgctgttgctggtacAGCTGCTGCTGTGTCTGTTGCTGTTGGGACTGCTGAGGTATGTCGAGTCCGCAACCATTGCTGTGGGGTTTGTAGAACTGCTCCGTCCCTAGTCCCGGCACCACTTGCTGTTgcgattgctgctgctgctgtggcggcggcggctgctgctgctgctgttgttgttgttgttgctgctgttgctggaaGGTATGCAACTGGTGTGGGAATAGTGTAAGACCCGCCCCTCCACCAGCTACTGGGGGTGGTTGTCCTAGTAGTTGAGGGGGCGGTGCCTGCTGTTGCTGCTGAAGAGGTGACACCTGAGCTAATGCTGGAGCCGGTGGTGGCTGCTGCTGGGGTGTGATGCGCCCACCACCACTGCTACTACCAAAGGAATCGTCACCGCCTCCAGGGCTGGGGGCAGATGCCGGAGAGGATGCAGCCGAGCGGTGGTTGGTTGTACCTGTGGGCACAATCATATATTTACCGGAAATCTACCAGTGTGCTAAGGCTTGGTTAGATCATTTGACAGAAGTTACGAAGACTAGGCATTATGATTGGTATTTATTTCACAAAGTGGAATCCTATTTCTGAGCAGTGAGTATGCAATCCTGAAGCAGTGGAATGGTTTGGATCAGAACTTCAACCAGATCTACAATAACAGCAAATCAACGTTGCCTAGTAAGTCACAGCATGAATACTGGAAATTGTCATGGCTGTATATACATTTATATAAACATTTGTACAATGCAAaaagaaacacccccccccccccacacacacacacacacacacacacacacacacacacacacacacacctgcgcgcGCATTTCTCTGTGTCGAAACTTGAGTCTATGCAGGTATGCAGGGAAACGATAGCCAACAAAGTCAAGGATGGTGCTTCTATTTCTTCCTGAGATCGATATGAATGTGATCATGTGGAACACTACTTCACAATATCTGGGcgaactgctactgctactgctacaaaaCCGCAGAACAACCAGGAATTTAGAATGCCAATGTTGAATAATCAACGTAGTAATGGAAGGACTGTGCAATGCCACACTACTACTCGAAGTGTCAAGGCCCATCAACTATCTACGACAAAGGAAGATCCGTGACAGCGTGTGTTCCTTTCAAGTGACAAGGATTGGTATCAGAACAGGTGAAGATATAGTCATCTGGAAGTGTGGCAACACAGATGTGTCCACTCTCCTTTACGATCATTtggatgattttttttgttttggttttagggcgcaaaactgttatggtcattagcgcccggtccgtgacttaggaaacagtaaaaaaccgaaaatggaaaccagcagcaatgggaacgaaactcaaaaaattggagaaactaaaagcaggagGAAGGCTTCAAAATCAACTACAGAAagaggttggttgtccccaaaagaagcttcaaatgactgacgtcatttcactggcactaataaattcgagaacgcggtcggctgagtgcgtgtcatctgctaaaatggacgatatatcaggcgacagctgtagacgggcgcgtaacggagtaaaataggggcactcaattaaaaggtgtcttaccgtccacagctgagagcagtgggggaggatcgccgctaaaaagatgtcgatggctaaaaagacagttccctatccggagtctagttaaaattacctcctcccgacgacgcgttcgggaggaagaggtccaagcacaaggaagagctttcacttcccgcaatttattatggggaagtgttgaccaatgcgcgtgccataaatgaacacgacgacataaaacgctccgtagatcggcgaaaggaatcgatgggatagctggccgaagaagagagactgcagccttggctgcaatatcggccgcctcatttccacagataccaacgtgtcccgcgagccagaggaacgccaccgaaacggaaggttgacaggtcctagatgtaaggagggtggaagaaattcCTTACGTCGCCACAAACGGTCTTActaggagaaaaacggaagccggttgcgatgctccaagagtggaggcgatcgagacatccttgaagacgtcgttcaagaaggctggtccgttgagagctgtagtagatcgcaaaatcatccacaaagagggagcccgagacatcgggaaggggagaatccataattggatttatagcgatggcaaacagtacaacactcagcacggagccctggggtaccccgctttcttgggagaaagtacgggagagagtggtgttcacccgcactctaaatgtgcgctatgccataaattcgtgaagaagaaggggcagccgacctcgaaagccccaagagaacagtgtgcggaggatgcctgtcctccaacaggtatcgtatgctctccagatcaaaaaatattgctactgtttggcgtttccggagaaaattgttcatgatataagtggagagagcaacaagatggtcaactgcagaacgatgctttcggaaaccgcattgggctggtgttaaaagactgcgggattccagccaccaagctaaacggtaattcaccatacgctccaaaaccttacagacactactcgtgagagaaatggggcgatagctagaggggagatgtttgtcctttccaggtttcggaacgggaacgacgatagccgcccgccatcttctgggaaaagtactgtcggtccaaattcgattataaaggcgaaggaggtaacgcagactatggtatgataaatgcagcaaaatttggatgtggataccatccggtcctggggcggaggagcgagaagaagagagtgcatgttggagttcccgcatgaagaaaacagtattgtagctttcgcgattttgagagcagaaagcaagaggtcgcacttccgctgcacgtttcttcgggagaaacgccggcgggtaatttgaagagctcgaaatctcagcaaagtgttgacccaatgagttagaaattgcgacggggtccacgaatgtgtcacgcgcgacagtgagcccagagaccggggagaaactaggcgcgcctgagaaccgtcgaatcagactccaaacttccgagggaggaagtgaaggtgttaaatgagctagtaaagaatttccagctttccttcttgctatcacggatgacgcgacggcatcgcgctcggaactgcttatagcggatacagttgtccaaagtaggatggtggcggaaaacgcgaagagcaagtCGCCGCTCACGCACTGCGTCACGGCATgcgtcgttccaccaaggaactggggggcgccggggcaattcg
This sequence is a window from Schistocerca nitens isolate TAMUIC-IGC-003100 chromosome 11, iqSchNite1.1, whole genome shotgun sequence. Protein-coding genes within it:
- the LOC126213336 gene encoding uncharacterized protein LOC126213336: MRRDLPHGATPGPSCPQSAAHVWAARRGKKKHVGHGSRSWRIPVRSGHSPAEVRRVTQRAGHEARRSCHPLDATAPQEESALVRRFDFCVREWSPLLRGSVAEPGEHAAMAAHGAPTASAGGPANHCKDCGLYFDSVKSLDVHLHYHKENLLSKWATTATAAARGVPGEEANNNNHHQHLAGTSANSRRRRPAQQQQQQSSPEDSKGSPGPGPPRPPSGGYYAQQGAPSPFEPSAASQFGFVPAQSPSSVGGAFHPALHPAFSGGSGSLFPGLPHHHQQQQEASPGPDHFVPGGGDVGVSSSTTPSASGLRFHPYRQHAPPPQAGTPPAQAQARPPPPSSPAQCERCGHVCESDRALADHVASAHPPTPSVAAPSAANGGPASASSASASPRPVKTEEEATAEILDLDSHKVCTVSLYMSPSSSLLQKFHYAQYRHQHHQQQQLVMMDVHGHGHPQFPLQQQQLTFFQPHHYLELQQQQHQQQHQHQAQHQLPHHQQLFQQPHHPPPGSPLGTVPPTSHGAPTPPAPAAASSPAAAAASGSWKANELRRPKTYNCSACNKWFTSSGHLKRHYNTTLHKNAVKQSGQPDPAVASGTTNHRSAASSPASAPSPGGGDDSFGSSSGGGRITPQQQPPPAPALAQVSPLQQQQQAPPPQLLGQPPPVAGGGAGLTLFPHQLHTFQQQQQQQQQQQQQQPPPPQQQQQSQQQVVPGLGTEQFYKPHSNGCGLDIPQQSQQQQTQQQLYQQQQQQHLLQQQLYPHLAQHHPNANTPHVSSSLSAAGPLPTLIPLARGQSLASSGLPSGSSDLEGLRQYHPFDGLFSLPGFAQLHHQPTSFGQLVGAEGNVGGTETTTVTASADDIGADIDGDDGDLDDSTAGKVGTSFSGITSGGCQLDLLETPYDEHKYVTDAIVPDLGSEIKFESEEVTSPLELPRGDFDLKEELGYEQEGSSPAELPQVGFNLKQELGCDLPSPVQTPCSTVEEADSQQLEPQPLLLMLTAAPSVAALEAVGEGNPVSVPTPPLARSTLPTQRRPETVSGTADSTTPPALDSSARSSASGSFARSAVSGGPQHKCFECRKVFNKACYLTQHNKSFHSGHKPFKCNRCGKRFATDDLYQGHCSKHAGDKPYKCELCPKQFNHKTDLRRHMCIHTGDKPYGCHVCGKGFIRKDHMLKHCETHWRRVPGAAQGVSPRRYGQVVVAAQ